GTGCAACGCTTAGAGATTCTAGACTGGTACCACCTGACGGAAAATTTGGGTAAGGTCGGCGGGTCACAGCAGCGGCTCGATAAGGTAGAGGCCTGTCTCTGGCAAGGCGATGTTGAGGGAGCCGTTAAGCTATTTGATGATTGGACCCATGAGCGGGTCGAGCGATTTGTGGCTTACTTGACCAAGCATCGACACCGCATCGTGAACTACGCCTACTACCAAGCCGAGGGCATCTCCATTGGCTCTGGCGAGATTGAGTCAAGGGTCAAGCAAATTGGGCGACGGGGGAAGATTACGGGGGCTCAGTGGGACGAAGATAACGTGCAGCAAGTGCTGCGACAACGGTGTGCTTATCTCAATGGCTACTTCTCAAACTGAGTCTTGCAAGACTGGGATGCACCCAGTAGCAACCAGAGCAGCATGCTTGCGAAAATACAACCCATCTGTGTCTATTTCAATCAGCAGACATTATTTTTGTTTCAAATCCTTAGGGAGTAAAGCTTCTACCGTATTACACGGCATCTGAGCACAGTGTTCTTATTCTTACTTGATTGAACTGAGATACAAGTCAGGATAACTCAGGCATTCCCAGGCTAGAACTCAGGCAGTAGCAAGGTTTGATGGGGTTGTAGAGCAAAGGAACAAACAAGAATTCAGTTCTTTGCCACACCACATCAAACTTTAAGGATTTTCCTATGACATTCACGGAGACTTCAACTAATCAGAGTATTACCCTAGAAGCACTAATCAACAATACGGAGCTTACCAAAAAAGTTCAAACCCATTTGTACAGTGACTTTTTATTTGTCATAGTGAAAAATTAATGTCGTTGAGGCTATAAACCTTATCCCTCCTTACGTTTAGCGTCTAGTGCAGTTCCAGAGAATATAACCTTACATCCGTCTCAAGACTTGGAAGCTTGTCGAGGCAGGACTATCTCGATGACACGATTTTGTCTTGATGTCATTTAATTTGGCACTGTA
The window above is part of the Trichocoleus desertorum ATA4-8-CV12 genome. Proteins encoded here:
- a CDS encoding ISKra4 family transposase; its protein translation is VQRLEILDWYHLTENLGKVGGSQQRLDKVEACLWQGDVEGAVKLFDDWTHERVERFVAYLTKHRHRIVNYAYYQAEGISIGSGEIESRVKQIGRRGKITGAQWDEDNVQQVLRQRCAYLNGYFSN